ATGATTCAACTCCATGCGATCGCTGCCCTCAAAAAAATAAATCGCTGCTGAAAAGCCCGTCGTTTACTGATTTTTGTGAGCGAATCAGCTAAGCTTATTATTTCTTAAACCCAGGATTTCCTACTCCACCAAGCCCCATGAGTATTGAATTTCGTGAGCTACTAAAAAAAGTTGGCAGCGGTAAACACACCAGCAAAAGTTTAACTAGGGCAGAAGGGGCGATCGCCCTGGAAATGATGCTCAACGGAACGGCGACCCCCGCCCAAATTGGCGCATTCTTAATCTCCCAACGGATTAAGCGACCCACGGGCACAGAATTGGCTGGGATGCTTGATACCTATGACCGCCACAGCCAAAAATTATCCCCACTTCCCAATGGGGAGAAAGTTTTCATCCTGGGGATTCCCTACGACGGTAGAACTAAAACTGCCCCCATTGCCCCGATTACGAGTCTGATCCTCAAAACTGCCGGGATTCCCGTCGTGATGCATGGAGGCGATCGCCTCCCCACCAAATATGGCCTGCCCCTGAAGGAAATTTGGCAACAGCTGGGCCTAGATTTTCCTTCCCTTACCGTTGCACAATTGCAACGTTATTTCCAACAACAGCAGTTTGTTTATTGCTACACGCCGACCCTCTTACCAGCCAGCCAGACGCTCATTTCCTACCGCGAAGAACTCGGTAAACGTCCCTCCCTGGCAACCTTAGAACTCATTTGGTCTCCCTATGATGACCCCCAGGCCCAGGCGATCGCCGGCTATGTGCACCCCCCCACCGAAGCAATCATTCGCGATACCTTTGCCGAACGCGGCAACCCCCCCTACACCTTGATCAAAGGCTTAGAAGGCAGCGGCGATCTACGCATTTCCCAGACCACCATCGTTGTCACAAATCAAACCCAATCACCTGACGGCATCGAATATCTCAAACCCAATCCCTACGATTATGGTCTCGGCGGCGAAGATGTGCCTCTCAAGTCAGCCCCTGAATATTATCTGGATTTGGCGGCACTGCTTCAGGGTCAACCTTCTCCACTGTTGAACTCTGCCATTTGGAATGGTGGCTTTTATCTATGGCACTGTGGCAAGGTCAAAAACCTTCAAAGTGGCTTAGATTTAGCAAAAACTTGGTTGATAACAGGTCAATTACAAGAAACCCTTACAAAGCTCAAGACGGATTTTCCCAACCAATCAGCCTAAAATTAGCAGCGCAGAGATCCAAAGAATAGGTCATCTTCCTGCCCCTAAAAGATGACCAGAGCAACTCTCCTGAAGTCCCGGAAACAAACTTTGTTTCAGAAAACAGAAGAAAGAGAGACCAGGCCAAAACGAAGGATGGCCCAGTCTTTTTTTCCTCTTTAGACTTGTTTTATATAACTATTTAATTCACAATATTCTGTAATCCTTTCTTTAAGGCCAAGGGCAAATTTTGTCACTTGGTGATTTCTGTAAATGGCAATGTAATTTTGTAATCTTCAATTCATCCCAGGGAGGCAATAGTCAGATGATGACCAATCATGTTGGACGACGGTTTTTGGAATTAGCCGACGGTATTTACATCGAGACCGCTATCCCCCGGGAAAATCATCCGGCCCTCCGGTCTGGTTTTGCAGGCTATCCAAGTAATCCCCGCTGGAATATACGTAAGCACCAGGCTTGGAGACAGGGTAAACAATGGCGTCAGGCACTGGATGAAGGGCGAATGGTCGTCACAAATCAGCATTTAGTCCCGATAGTACAACCAGACTGCCAGACCCCACCCCTCGAAAAAACGCCTATGGATTGGCGATCGCCTCTAAAAAAATTCACCTTTTCCCTGAATTAGGCTTTTGCGGATAGGCACGATGGGGTTACAGTGAAATTTCCCTTGACTATTTCCACCCCACCCCAAGCGGCGATCGCCCTATGCACTGCGATTATTTAATCCAAATCCTTAATGCCCGCGTTTATGATGTCGCCCAGGAAACCCCCCTGGAAGTGGCCCCTAACCTTTCCGCACGGTTGCAGAACCATGTGTTGCTAAAGCGGGAAGATATGCAGTCGGTATTTTCCTTTAAGCTGCGGGGCGCCTACAACAAAATGGCCCATCTGACCCCGGAGCAGTTGCAGTGCGGGGTCATCGCCGCCTCCGCCGGGAACCATGCCCAGGGAGTTGCCCTCGCCGCAACGAAGTTGGGCACCCGTGCCGTCATTGTGATGCCGGTGGTGACACCCCAAGTGAAAATCAATGCCGTCAAAGCGCGGGGCGGAGAAGTGATTCTCCACGGCAATGCCTATGACGATGCCTATGCCTATGCGCGGGAGCTGGCAGAGGCCCAGGGGCTCACCTTGATTCATCCCTTTGATGATCCTGAGGTGATCGCTGGACAAGGAACGATCGGCATGGAAATTTTACGCCAGTGCCAACAGCCCATCCACGCGATCTTTGTGGCGATTGGTGGTGGTGGTTTGATCGCAGGTATCGCCGCCTATGTGAAACGGGTGCGGCCAGAGATCAAAATCATTGGTGTGGAACCCGTCGATGCCGATGCAATGAAACAATCCCTCGAACAGGGGAAACGGGTAAAACTGTCACAAGTAGGTCTTTTTGCCGATGGGGTGGCGGTGCGTTATGTGGGGGAAGAGACCTTCCGCCTCTGCCAAGACTATGTGGATGAGGTGATTTTGGTCTCCACTGATGACACCTGTGCAGCGATTAAAGATGTCTTTGAAGATACCCGCTCTATTTTGGAGCCTGCTGGGGCTTTGGCGATCGCCGGCATGAAAGCCTATGTGGAACGGGAAGGAATCACGGATCAAACCTTGGTGGCCGTGGCCTGTGGCGCGAACATGAACTTTGATCGCCTGCGGTTTGTGGCGGAACGAGCGGAACTAGGGGAAGGGCGTGAGGCCATTTTTGCGGTGACCATTCCCGAAGAAGCGGGCAGTTTGCGAAAGTTTTGTCGCTGTATGGGGAATCGTAACCTGACAGAATTCAACTATCGCATCGCCGACCAGAGGGAAGCGCATATTTTTGTGGGGATCCAAATTTCCAACCGCAGCGAAATCAAAACCCTCGCCCAAACTTTTGAAGAAAATGGCTTTAAAACGCTTGATTTAACGGACGATGAGCTAACAAAGTTGCACCTACGTCATATGGTGGGCGGCCACAGTTCCCTCGCAGATAACGAGTTATTTTATCGTTTTGAATTTCCGGAATATCCGGGGGCTTTGATGAAATTTGTCGAGACCATGAGTCCCCATTGGAACATCAGCGGTTTTCATTACCGCAACAATGGGTCTGATTATGGTCGCATTGCGATCGCCGTCCAAGTCCCTCCGGCTGAAATGGCTCAGTGGCAGATGTTCCTCGATCAACTGGGTTATCGCTACTGGGATGAAAATCAAAACCCCGCCTACAAGCTCTTTTTGGGCTAGGGCCACCCCTATTCCCAAAGCACTTCAGCCCGCTCTTGGACAATGCGCTGGTAGACTTTGTCGGTGGCGATCGCCAACTTTGCCCAATTAAAACGTCGGGGCAGATCGGCATAGGCATTTTCCACCAAAGTCTTGGCATATTCTGGATGCTGGAGCACTTCCAAAATTCCCCAGGCGAGGGAGCTGGCCACATTTGCGTAGGTGACAATGCCCGTTTCTCCGTGGGTAACCACCTCCGGCAACCCACCCGTATTGGATACAACCACCGGGACACGCGCCGCAAAACTTTCGAGGGCGACGATCCCGAAGGGTTCATACAGGCTGGGAAATACAGCACAGTCAGCGATCGTTTGGAATTTATCTAAATCTTCATCGGACATAAACCCAGTGAAATTGCACTGCTCCCAGATCCCCAGATTCCAGGCCTGTTCCTTGAGGCGATCGCTATTGCCACCGCCGATAATCACAAACCGTACTTTCCCCCGCATCACTTCCAGGACTCGAGGGGCCGCACTTAGGAGAACGTTAATCCCTTTCTCGTAGGTTAAGCGCCCCACATAATAAACAATGCGTTGATCATCAGCGGCAAAACGGCGACGAAAAGCTTGTCGATCAAAAGTGATATCAGGTTGTTTCTTTTCTGGGCGAATCCCATTAAAAATCACATCAATTTTTTGCCAGGGGGTCTGCAAAGCCCGCTCCAATTCATGGCGCATATACTGACTGCAAACAATGACCCGCCAAGCTTCGTGGCTGAGCATTTTTTCTTTGCGAGCAATGTAGCGGTGGGTGTCCGTGTGGATACCATTGTGACGGCCATATTCCGTGGCATGGATGGTCGCTAAAAGGGGAATTTTGAACTGATGCTTGAGGGCGATCGCTACATCTGCAACTAACCAATCATGACCATGGATTAACCCGCAGAGGCCTGTTTTTTCCAAAAAAGCCACACCATAGGCGAGCATTTCTCGATTCATAGCAGTGACCCACTGAAAAAAATCCTCATGGTCTGGTACAGTCACCCGATGCACATGGAGTCCTTCTACAATTTCATAGGCTGGGGCTAATCCTGTGGCCACCGTCAAAATATGAATTTCATGGCCAAGACTGGCAATTTCTGGATATAGCTCCCCCACATGGCGCGCGATTCCCCCTACTACCCGGGGGGGAAACTCCCAACTGAGTACCAAAATGCGCATCGTTATATCTGCCTCACCACTGCTCAAAAATATGCCTTTTCCTGCTGGTTAAACCCGTTAACTGAAGCCGTTTAAAGAAATTTCACCGCTCTTCTCAAGAGCCTGAACAAACGCTCTTTTTTCCCCTACAATAGAAGTGGGCAAAAACTTTTGCGATAAATAATGAAAGTTTTTGTTCACTCCTCACACCATACTTCGTCCGAATCGCCATAGTATTCGGGCGTTTTTTTTGTCGTTCATCCATTCCATTGGAGCAGACTCACCGTCACCCATCATTGATACTGTCAGGTCAATGGAGGGCAAGGTCAGTGCCGATGGGAGCTTAGGGAAAGAATCTCAGACGAGAAAAAGCTCGCTATATCCTAACATTGCTTTCCCCCCTTTTCGGAAAAGGGAAAACGCAAAATTTTCTATCATTTTCAAGAAAGTTTCTAATTGGGCCTGGAGCTTTATGCTAAGATTCTCAGGTATCCTTCGAAAAATCTTGTATAAATTAGGAATTTAGAGGCATGTCAAAAACTGCCGCAGTTACAGATGCAACCTTTCAGGAAGAAGTTCTCGAAAGTGACGTCCCTGTACTCGTCGACTTCTGGGCCCCTTGGTGCGGCCCCTGCCGTATGGTTGCTCCCGTTGTGGAGGAAATCGCCGAACAATACCAAGATCAAATCAAGGTGTTCAAACTCAATACCGATGAAAACCCTGGTGTTGCCAGCGAGTATGGTATTCGAAGCATCCCCACCCTCATGATTTTCAAAGGGGGTAAAAAGGTCAATATGGTCGTTGGTGCTGTACCCAAGACGACCCTCGCCGCGGCGATTGATAAAGAACTTTAGAAATGATTGGGTGATTTTTAGTGCATAGTCTGGAAATCAGCTCTCAACTCACTCCGCTGATTTCCCCAGAAACCCTAGCAACATACTAGGGTTTTTTAGTGCTGTTGCTGAGTGGCGATCGCCTTTAGTTTTTGGTAGGCTCCGGAATCAGCTAGGTCAGGGGGCGGCGAAAAAGCAGCAATTTCTTGATGGATCAGAGCTTCTGGGGGGGGTGAGGTGAGGGCCAGGGCAGTCCACACTTTCGCCGGGGGTAACTCTGCACAAATAAGCCGCTCGAATTCGGGGTTAAATTGCACCTGGGGGCTCCCTCGTTTTTGCCAAACCCGCAGAATCGCCGTCACAGAAATTTTTTTGTAACGACCCCGGTAGAGGGCTTCGAGAACCGCGAGCCGAACCCAAGCGATCGGGCTCTGGCCTAGCCATTGATCAAGGGCGATCGCCGGGCTTTGACCCTCTAGTTCGAAGCTGTAATATTCCAGTAGGGCTAAAGTTTCGGCGATCGCCTGCTGGTTTGGGAAAACAACCCCCATGCAAGCCCTCCTCCTGATGGTACGACTCTATCCCATCATCGCTGAAAGTTGCAATTAAGCACAATCAATCACTGAACATTTCGCAGTGGTATGTCTAAATTTCAGAACGGTTCACTCGATTGCGGACCCTGGCGATCGTCTGGGGAAGTACACCCACGAGATCTGCGAATACCTCATCGGTAAGCTGAGCGGCGGTGTCTAGGTCAAACCAGTGCTCAAATTGATTGAGGATGACTTGGGCGCGATCTTCAGGCACGGGCTTCTCAGTGATTTGCTGGAGCAATCGCACCCATTGTCGTCGAATGAGATAGGCTTTTTCCCGTTCTGGGCCTGGGGTCGGTACCAAGAGGGAAAGGGAGCCAACTGGAATAATCTGTTCGACATCTTGATCGAAAACACCGCCAATGATCGCCCCAGGGCCAGCAAAATCACCGTGGTACGTTTTACGTAAAATCAAACCATTGCGCCGACGGGGATTGACCATTAATAAGTTTCCCTCCTTGAGTTGAGCCAAGATCGTATCTTTGTCTAAGGGGGACAACATAATTTCTGGAGGAAAGGAAGACGGAGAACCCATAGCTCAATAAGTAAGGGCGATCGCCGGTTAGTAGGAGAGACGACAACGGCAAGTGTACTTTTCTAGACAGCCAAATCTTTCTGAACAAAGAGACGACGAGGACGACGTAACAACCAAGCAGTGAGGGGACGTTCGGTATATTTAATATCATACCCACAACTGAGGTAGAGCTGTTTTGCCGCTTCATTATTTTCTAAAACATGGAGCGCCACGCTGCTGTAGTTCCAGTAGCGCCCTTGGGTTTCGCAACGGGCTAATAATTTTCGGGCAATGCCAAGACGTCGATAGTCGGGATTAACGGCTAAATTGGCAATATAAGGGGCTCTGGTTGGGGCGATCGCCAGGGCGTCGAGATAGCGCACCGAGATTTCTACGGACCCTACTACTTCTTGGGTATTGCCAGTCTGGAGGGCAGCCACAAAGCAGGCATGATGTTCTTTTTGGTGCTTGAGGCGGTGACAGAGGTCTTCATAGACGCCCAAGCGCAACACGGGAGTCAGCCACCGCCAAGGATGTTCATGGTGATGAAAACTATGGGTAAGCACTGTCGCTAAAGAACGAGCATCATCAAGGGTCGCAGGCCGGATACTGAGGCTGCCATCATTGGAAAACCGTTCGGTCAGCGGTAACTGGGGGACGTTCCAAACAGAAGAAAGATGAGAATTCACCAAGCCTCCGGAGACAGGGTTAAAATTTTTCTAGGAAATGCGGCACTGAACTACCATTGTGCCAATTTCCTAGAATGCTTGTCGAGGTAGCGGCTGTTTACGCGCCCCAAGCTGTTTATATCTGCCTTGGCAAGCCCTCTTTTCTATTATGCGTATCTGAGGAACAGCGGCAATTGATTTTTTCAAGACTTCTTTAAAACTTTAAGGAGCGTCGATTCTTGCCTCGGCCTGGGCCAAAAATTTTACTGAAATTACACAAAAAGAATCACCATGGGACGTCAATCAAAACTCAAACAACAACGAAAAACAACAGCTGAGCTGTCAACATCTAGTCAATCTCAAAGTCAGAAAGGAGACATTGAGACGTTAACGCAACTGGGCTATGGGCAGCATAACCAACTGCGATCGCCTGAAATTCCAGAAGACCGACCAGAGCCCCAGGTCTGAACCTAAAACAAATCCCTCCATCTTCCAGGAGGGATCCTTCGCATAATTTAAAGATCTAAAAAAGTGCTTCTAGGCGCGGTTGGCGGCGTTAATTTCAGCAAGGATTGTCGCGGCGCCCTGGGCAGTGACCTTTTGAGCCAAGTCAATCCCCAGTTGTTCGGCATCAGCCCGGCTACCACTAACTTCGTCGCGAATCAATGTTTGACCATCGAGGCTGGCGACCATGCCCACGAGGGTGAGGCGATCGCCTTCAATGGCCGTATTGACACCGATGGGCACTTGGCAGCCCCCTTCCAACTGGCGCAAGAAAGCCCGTTCTGCATAGCAGCGATCGCGGCTTTCTGCATGTTCGAGGACGGGGCGCAGTAAACCGAGGATTTCTTCATCCCCATCACGGCATTCGATACCCAAGGCCCCTTGGCCCACCGCATGGAGGGAAATATCGCTGGAAATCAGCTGGTGAATGCGATCGCCAAAATCGAGCCGTTGCAAACCCGCCGCCGCCAGAATAATCGCGTCATATTCGCCCCCGTCTAATTTTGCCAAACGGGTGTTGACATTTCCCCGGATATCTTTGAATTCTAAGTGGGGGAAATGGTGCCGCAGTTGGGCCAGACGCCGCAACGAGGATGTCCCAATTACTGCCCCTGCAGGTAGGGTTTCGAGCTTTTTATCTTTGTGCTGCTCATGAACCACGAGGGCGTCCGCCGGGTCAACCCGTTCTGTCACACAACCGAGCATCAGCCCTGCCGGTAAATTTGTTGGTAAATCCTTGAGGGAATGCACCGCAAAATCTGTTTCCCCCTTAAGCATTCCGTCCTCCAGCTCCTGGGTAAACAAGCCTTTGTCACCAATTTTGGAGAGGGCCACATCTAGCACCTTATCCCCTTGGGTTTCCATGGTTTGGACTTCGAAGGTGATGTCAGGGTAGGCTTTCTGCAGCTCATCCCGGACCCAGTAAGTTTGAACAAGGGCCAGTTGGCTTTTGCGGGAGCCGATGCGCACGGTGCGTTTTGTGGGGGTCTCAGCGGTCATATCAACAGGATTTATAAAAAGGATCTTAAATTTTTTGACTCAAACTAGGGTATCGCGTTGTCTGTCCCCCGTCGCAGAATTTTTTCCGGGAACCCACGGAAATGTTACAACTATTTACGAAATGGGGATTTCCCAAAAGGCGATCGCCTAGGGGACAAGGCGGACAAATTTTTTCTTACCGACCCGCAGCACCTTATTCACCAATTGTTCAGGGTTCTCGAAAGCAAGATTCATATCCGTAATTCGTTCTTCATCGAGGCGTACAGCCCCGCCTTTGATTTGCCGGCGACCTTCACCGCCACTGGCACAGAGCCCAGAGGCACCCAAAATGTAAAACAGAGGCGAGGGAAATGCCACCGCACCCAGGGAGAACTCAGGAATATTCGCCGCCGCCACATCCTGCACTGCTTTTTCGGCATCGATTGCCGCTGCCGCCCCATGGAACTGAGTGACAATTTCCCGAGCGAGGAACTTCTGCTGCTCCCGGGGATTTTCTGGCAAGGTCTGGAGGTCGCAGTTGGTCAGCAACTCGAAATAATCTTTCAGTAAGCTATCGGGGGTATTTTGCAGCTTTTGGTACATGGTGTGGTGGTTGTCCTTGAGACCCACATAGTTATTGAGGCTCTTGGACATTTTTTCCTTGCCATCGGTGCCGATCAAGATCGGCAAGAGTAGGCCAAATTGGGGCTTTTTACCAAAGTGCCGTTGGAGATCTCGGCCCACGGCGATATTAAATTTCTGGTCAGTGCCCCCTAATTCCACATCCGCATCGACGGCGACGGAATCATAGCCCTGCATCAGGGGATAGAGAAATTCATGGATGTAAATGGGGTTTTCGCTCTGGTAGCGCTTGGCGAACCCTTCCTTGGCGAGCATCTGCTGGACGGTCATGGTCGCCAGCAGTGCCTGGATTCTTGCTAAATCGAGATCTTGGAGCCATTCGGAGTTGTAGCGAATTTCTAAGCGGCCTGGGGTGTCAAAATCGAGGATCGGGCGCAGCTGTTCGAGGTAGGTCTCGGCATTGCGTTGTACATCAGCGGCACTGAGCTGTTTGCGCACTTCGGATTTGCCGGTGGGATCGCCGATCTGGGCGGTAAAATCGCCAATAATCACCACGGCTGTGTGGCCTGCATCCTGAAAGGCACGCAATTTTCGGAATGGAATACTGTGGCCCAGGTGCAGATCCGCCCCCGTCGGATCGATCCCCAGTTTCACTCTCAGGGGGCGATCGCCTGTCTGGAGCACTTTTGTTAAATTTTCATCCGAATTATCCGGGAAAATTTCACTGGTGCCACGGGTAAGCCACTCAAGATGCGCAGACATGTTCACAGGAGGTCCGTTTACTTAATTGCAGAAAATTCAACCTGCCCATTGTGCCATATTCTGCCCAGCTTCATTCTCAGGTGGGGTGATCGGCAATCGTGGGGTTTCGGTTTACCGTTCGCGGGCTGGGGTATAACCTTGGGCCATGGTCGGAGTTGGTTCTGTTGTGGTGATCCGGGGTAGGCGATCGCGCTGTTGGAAAAGAATAAAGGCGGCGACGGCGAGCAGAAAATAGCCGAAACTTTTTTGTAGTTGCTTGGGATTAAAGTACCGAGTGCTATAGCTGCCCCCAAGGATCCCGAGGCTAGCAACAAAGGTGAAATTTACCATCAGGGGCCAGTCAAGGGTCACATCGGCTTGGCCAAGGTAGCCGACAAATCCGGCGATCGCATTCATCACAATAATCATGAGCGATGTGCCAATAGCTTCTTTCATCTCTGTTTTGCCGAGGAGCACCAGGGCCGGCACAATGGCAAAGCCACCCCCAACACCGACTAAACCGGTTAAAACCCCAATGCCCAAACCTTCCGTGAGGAGCCAGAGCCAACAATACCGACACACTGGGACAGGATAATCCGCCAGGGTTGGTTCATTGGCAGGGTGGGCGATCGCCTGACTACTTTTCCGGACCATAAACACTGCCGCCAGTAACATCATTACGGCAAACAAGACTAACTGCACTGTGCCCGTAATAAATGGCAAGCGGGTTAACTGAGCCCCCAGGAACGCCCCAACCATGGTTGCCGAGCCAAAAATCCCTGCTTTTTTGAGGTTGATATTACCCTGACGCCAGTGGGGGGCTAAACCGATAAAACTAACGATGCCCACAATGAAAAGTGTCATGGCGATCGCACTTTTCGGCTCCACTCCCATCACATAAACCAAGATCGGCACCGCCAATACCGAACCGCCACCACCCATCAAACCCAAACTGACTCCAATACAGGCCGCTAGAAAATAGCCCAAAAGCTGCATCAACATCGTGCCCATGTCCTCCCAAAAAAAGCCCCCAGCCAAGGTGGGGTGCTGTGTCGTTTGTTAAATTTATTTGACCTGGTTGTAAGGAAGGTGGGCCAAGAGATTTGCCATGCCGCAGAAGCCCGTGAATCCGGCAAACATCAAGCCGCCACCGACAAATCCAGTGAGAAGCAAAAACCAGGGGGAGACGAAAGCACTCAACAGAGTTCCGGTAAGGACTAGGCCCCCGGCAACAATCTGCACCTGGCGCATCATTGGCAAGGGGGCTTTTTTGTTTTCGTTGTAGGGCAAGTTCGCTTCTTTCCAGGCCATAAACCCACCGTCGAAGTGAGCCACTTGGTCATAACCTGCCGCAAAGAATAAATCCGCCGCCCGCCGGGAACGATTGCCGCTTTGACAATAGAGAATTACATTTTTTGTGGTCTGGGGAACTGTTTCGAGGGTTAAGCGAGATAGGGGGATATTTTGTGCGCCGGCCACATGTTCCCGGGCATATTCAGCCTGTTCACGCACATCAAAAACGACGGTATTGGGAGAATTTACCTGGGTGGTAAATTCGGCAGGGGAAAGTTCAAGTAATTGCCGCTGAATAGTTGTCATTGCAATAAAAAATAAAGAAATTCAAAAAATTGAGTGGAGTCTTCGGGAAAAATCG
The nucleotide sequence above comes from [Synechococcus] sp. NIES-970. Encoded proteins:
- a CDS encoding putative permease encodes the protein MLMQLLGYFLAACIGVSLGLMGGGGSVLAVPILVYVMGVEPKSAIAMTLFIVGIVSFIGLAPHWRQGNINLKKAGIFGSATMVGAFLGAQLTRLPFITGTVQLVLFAVMMLLAAVFMVRKSSQAIAHPANEPTLADYPVPVCRYCWLWLLTEGLGIGVLTGLVGVGGGFAIVPALVLLGKTEMKEAIGTSLMIIVMNAIAGFVGYLGQADVTLDWPLMVNFTFVASLGILGGSYSTRYFNPKQLQKSFGYFLLAVAAFILFQQRDRLPRITTTEPTPTMAQGYTPARER
- a CDS encoding hypothetical protein (conserved hypothetical protein), which produces MLSPLDKDTILAQLKEGNLLMVNPRRRNGLILRKTYHGDFAGPGAIIGGVFDQDVEQIIPVGSLSLLVPTPGPEREKAYLIRRQWVRLLQQITEKPVPEDRAQVILNQFEHWFDLDTAAQLTDEVFADLVGVLPQTIARVRNRVNRSEI
- a CDS encoding hypothetical protein (conserved hypothetical protein), with translation MMTNHVGRRFLELADGIYIETAIPRENHPALRSGFAGYPSNPRWNIRKHQAWRQGKQWRQALDEGRMVVTNQHLVPIVQPDCQTPPLEKTPMDWRSPLKKFTFSLN
- a CDS encoding hypothetical protein (conserved hypothetical protein), producing MGVVFPNQQAIAETLALLEYYSFELEGQSPAIALDQWLGQSPIAWVRLAVLEALYRGRYKKISVTAILRVWQKRGSPQVQFNPEFERLICAELPPAKVWTALALTSPPPEALIHQEIAAFSPPPDLADSGAYQKLKAIATQQQH
- the hemC gene encoding porphobilinogen deaminase, translated to MTAETPTKRTVRIGSRKSQLALVQTYWVRDELQKAYPDITFEVQTMETQGDKVLDVALSKIGDKGLFTQELEDGMLKGETDFAVHSLKDLPTNLPAGLMLGCVTERVDPADALVVHEQHKDKKLETLPAGAVIGTSSLRRLAQLRHHFPHLEFKDIRGNVNTRLAKLDGGEYDAIILAAAGLQRLDFGDRIHQLISSDISLHAVGQGALGIECRDGDEEILGLLRPVLEHAESRDRCYAERAFLRQLEGGCQVPIGVNTAIEGDRLTLVGMVASLDGQTLIRDEVSGSRADAEQLGIDLAQKVTAQGAATILAEINAANRA
- a CDS encoding glycosyl transferase, group 1 family protein — encoded protein: MRILVLSWEFPPRVVGGIARHVGELYPEIASLGHEIHILTVATGLAPAYEIVEGLHVHRVTVPDHEDFFQWVTAMNREMLAYGVAFLEKTGLCGLIHGHDWLVADVAIALKHQFKIPLLATIHATEYGRHNGIHTDTHRYIARKEKMLSHEAWRVIVCSQYMRHELERALQTPWQKIDVIFNGIRPEKKQPDITFDRQAFRRRFAADDQRIVYYVGRLTYEKGINVLLSAAPRVLEVMRGKVRFVIIGGGNSDRLKEQAWNLGIWEQCNFTGFMSDEDLDKFQTIADCAVFPSLYEPFGIVALESFAARVPVVVSNTGGLPEVVTHGETGIVTYANVASSLAWGILEVLQHPEYAKTLVENAYADLPRRFNWAKLAIATDKVYQRIVQERAEVLWE
- a CDS encoding acetyltransferase, GNAT family translates to MNSHLSSVWNVPQLPLTERFSNDGSLSIRPATLDDARSLATVLTHSFHHHEHPWRWLTPVLRLGVYEDLCHRLKHQKEHHACFVAALQTGNTQEVVGSVEISVRYLDALAIAPTRAPYIANLAVNPDYRRLGIARKLLARCETQGRYWNYSSVALHVLENNEAAKQLYLSCGYDIKYTERPLTAWLLRRPRRLFVQKDLAV
- the tyrS gene encoding tyrosyl-tRNA synthetase gives rise to the protein MSAHLEWLTRGTSEIFPDNSDENLTKVLQTGDRPLRVKLGIDPTGADLHLGHSIPFRKLRAFQDAGHTAVVIIGDFTAQIGDPTGKSEVRKQLSAADVQRNAETYLEQLRPILDFDTPGRLEIRYNSEWLQDLDLARIQALLATMTVQQMLAKEGFAKRYQSENPIYIHEFLYPLMQGYDSVAVDADVELGGTDQKFNIAVGRDLQRHFGKKPQFGLLLPILIGTDGKEKMSKSLNNYVGLKDNHHTMYQKLQNTPDSLLKDYFELLTNCDLQTLPENPREQQKFLAREIVTQFHGAAAAIDAEKAVQDVAAANIPEFSLGAVAFPSPLFYILGASGLCASGGEGRRQIKGGAVRLDEERITDMNLAFENPEQLVNKVLRVGKKKFVRLVP
- a CDS encoding glycosyl transferase family protein; this encodes MSIEFRELLKKVGSGKHTSKSLTRAEGAIALEMMLNGTATPAQIGAFLISQRIKRPTGTELAGMLDTYDRHSQKLSPLPNGEKVFILGIPYDGRTKTAPIAPITSLILKTAGIPVVMHGGDRLPTKYGLPLKEIWQQLGLDFPSLTVAQLQRYFQQQQFVYCYTPTLLPASQTLISYREELGKRPSLATLELIWSPYDDPQAQAIAGYVHPPTEAIIRDTFAERGNPPYTLIKGLEGSGDLRISQTTIVVTNQTQSPDGIEYLKPNPYDYGLGGEDVPLKSAPEYYLDLAALLQGQPSPLLNSAIWNGGFYLWHCGKVKNLQSGLDLAKTWLITGQLQETLTKLKTDFPNQSA
- a CDS encoding hypothetical protein (conserved hypothetical protein (rhodanese-like domain)); translation: MTTIQRQLLELSPAEFTTQVNSPNTVVFDVREQAEYAREHVAGAQNIPLSRLTLETVPQTTKNVILYCQSGNRSRRAADLFFAAGYDQVAHFDGGFMAWKEANLPYNENKKAPLPMMRQVQIVAGGLVLTGTLLSAFVSPWFLLLTGFVGGGLMFAGFTGFCGMANLLAHLPYNQVK
- the trx_2 gene encoding thioredoxin encodes the protein MSKTAAVTDATFQEEVLESDVPVLVDFWAPWCGPCRMVAPVVEEIAEQYQDQIKVFKLNTDENPGVASEYGIRSIPTLMIFKGGKKVNMVVGAVPKTTLAAAIDKEL
- the ilvA gene encoding threonine ammonia-lyase, biosynthetic, with amino-acid sequence MHCDYLIQILNARVYDVAQETPLEVAPNLSARLQNHVLLKREDMQSVFSFKLRGAYNKMAHLTPEQLQCGVIAASAGNHAQGVALAATKLGTRAVIVMPVVTPQVKINAVKARGGEVILHGNAYDDAYAYARELAEAQGLTLIHPFDDPEVIAGQGTIGMEILRQCQQPIHAIFVAIGGGGLIAGIAAYVKRVRPEIKIIGVEPVDADAMKQSLEQGKRVKLSQVGLFADGVAVRYVGEETFRLCQDYVDEVILVSTDDTCAAIKDVFEDTRSILEPAGALAIAGMKAYVEREGITDQTLVAVACGANMNFDRLRFVAERAELGEGREAIFAVTIPEEAGSLRKFCRCMGNRNLTEFNYRIADQREAHIFVGIQISNRSEIKTLAQTFEENGFKTLDLTDDELTKLHLRHMVGGHSSLADNELFYRFEFPEYPGALMKFVETMSPHWNISGFHYRNNGSDYGRIAIAVQVPPAEMAQWQMFLDQLGYRYWDENQNPAYKLFLG